From Spartinivicinus ruber, the proteins below share one genomic window:
- a CDS encoding TIGR01777 family oxidoreductase produces the protein MQQLIYRWLLFLGVSHVLLGLLFAVLANTQIFASYTQYLFEQFEVTRTVSQSDLLGTMLQLFGVTVSSWGVLFALAVHQYWHNGGPQVKKAICLAIIIWLSLDTAISLYWGITAHAYLNIPVGLAMLLPMLLLKPQRISYGVVLQHACKLKDKKKFLITGGTGFIGKPLVQTLVDQGHEVVVLTRNIAPGARGIEGKVTYVTALDYLSNEEQIDVIINLAGEPLASGRWNKKKKANFLSSRINITSELLTLVQRLEQKPQLLINGSAIGYYGPNADEELDEQACFVDGFSHQLCHQWEQAALKFEEHSVRVCLLRIGIVLGKHGGPMAQLQLPFKLKVATQLGEGKQWMSWVHLDDVIAMIFYLVAQSNIEGAVNITAPQPVTNEQFAASLAVVEKTWFKFRIPATLLKILVGEMATEVLLTGQRVVPSKIVKSGYQFKYPDLQSCIKVLS, from the coding sequence ATGCAGCAACTAATCTATCGCTGGTTACTTTTTCTTGGTGTTTCCCATGTATTGTTAGGTCTTTTATTTGCTGTGTTGGCAAATACCCAGATTTTTGCTTCTTACACTCAGTATTTATTTGAGCAGTTTGAGGTGACCCGAACGGTTAGTCAGAGTGATTTACTTGGGACTATGTTGCAGCTATTTGGAGTCACTGTCTCAAGTTGGGGTGTGCTTTTCGCGTTAGCTGTACATCAGTATTGGCATAATGGAGGCCCTCAAGTTAAGAAAGCTATTTGTTTAGCAATTATTATTTGGCTGAGCCTTGATACTGCCATTTCTTTGTATTGGGGGATAACGGCCCATGCCTATTTAAATATACCAGTAGGGCTCGCTATGCTGCTTCCAATGCTGTTGCTTAAGCCTCAAAGAATTAGTTATGGGGTTGTGCTACAACATGCTTGTAAGCTGAAAGATAAAAAGAAATTTCTTATTACTGGTGGAACAGGCTTTATTGGTAAACCATTGGTGCAAACCTTGGTTGATCAAGGACATGAAGTAGTAGTACTAACCAGGAATATTGCTCCTGGAGCAAGAGGTATTGAAGGCAAAGTAACCTATGTCACTGCACTAGACTATTTGTCTAACGAAGAGCAAATTGACGTCATTATCAATTTAGCTGGTGAACCGCTTGCTAGTGGCCGTTGGAATAAAAAGAAGAAAGCAAATTTTTTATCCAGTCGAATAAATATAACGAGTGAATTGCTAACATTGGTGCAGCGGCTTGAACAAAAACCTCAGTTACTGATTAATGGTTCAGCTATTGGCTACTACGGGCCTAATGCAGATGAAGAGCTAGATGAACAGGCATGTTTTGTGGATGGATTTTCTCATCAGTTATGTCATCAGTGGGAACAAGCTGCATTGAAATTTGAAGAGCACAGCGTAAGGGTTTGTCTGCTAAGAATAGGTATTGTGCTGGGGAAGCATGGTGGTCCTATGGCGCAGTTACAGCTTCCATTTAAGTTAAAGGTGGCGACTCAATTGGGAGAAGGTAAGCAATGGATGTCTTGGGTTCATCTAGATGATGTAATAGCCATGATTTTTTATTTGGTCGCTCAGAGCAATATTGAAGGAGCTGTAAATATAACCGCGCCTCAGCCCGTTACCAATGAGCAATTTGCAGCTAGTTTAGCTGTTGTCGAGAAAACTTGGTTTAAATTCAGAATACCTGCAACTTTGCTAAAAATATTGGTTGGCGAAATGGCGACAGAAGTGCTGCTAACAGGACAAAGAGTTGTACCCTCAAAAATAGTTAAAAGTGGTTATCAGTTTAAATACCCTGATCTCCAGTCCTGTATAAAGGTGCTTAGCTAA
- a CDS encoding glycine C-acetyltransferase — protein sequence MNQTFLEHLSSELDSIKSEGLFKGERVITSQQQADIEVTSGEHVLNFCANNYLGLANHPRLIEAAQKGLDRYGFGVASVRFICGTQDVHKSLEAKLSEFLGMEDTILYSSCFDANGGLFETILGPEDAVISDALNHASIIDGVRLCKAKRYRYANNDMADLEAQLKAADEAGVRFKLIVTDGVFSMDGIIADLKSVCDLADKYDALVMVDDSHAVGFVGAHGRGSHEYAGVIDRVDIITGTLGKALGGASGGYTSGRKEIIDLLRQRSRPYLFSNSLAPSIAAASIEVLGMLKESDDLRDRLWENAAYFRAEMEKAGFTLAGKDHAIIPVMIGDAALAAKMADMMLEKGIYVVGFSYPVVPKGQARIRTQISAGHTKQHIDKAVAAFIEVGKALNII from the coding sequence ATGAATCAAACATTTTTAGAGCATTTAAGTAGTGAGCTAGACAGTATCAAGTCAGAAGGTTTGTTTAAAGGGGAGCGGGTAATTACCTCTCAGCAGCAAGCTGATATTGAAGTAACCAGTGGTGAGCATGTTCTTAATTTTTGTGCCAATAATTACTTAGGTTTGGCCAACCATCCGCGTTTAATTGAGGCAGCACAAAAAGGGCTGGATCGTTATGGCTTTGGTGTGGCTTCAGTTCGTTTTATTTGTGGTACCCAAGATGTTCATAAAAGCTTAGAAGCTAAATTAAGTGAGTTTTTAGGGATGGAGGATACCATTCTTTACTCCTCCTGTTTTGATGCAAATGGTGGTTTGTTTGAGACTATTTTAGGGCCAGAAGATGCGGTTATTTCAGATGCATTAAATCATGCGTCTATTATTGATGGGGTTCGTCTCTGTAAAGCAAAGCGTTATCGCTATGCCAATAATGATATGGCTGATTTGGAGGCTCAGTTAAAAGCAGCTGATGAGGCTGGGGTTCGCTTTAAACTGATTGTCACTGATGGTGTGTTTTCCATGGATGGCATTATTGCTGATCTTAAATCAGTTTGTGATTTAGCAGATAAATACGATGCTTTAGTCATGGTTGATGACTCTCATGCGGTGGGTTTTGTTGGTGCGCATGGGAGAGGTAGTCATGAATATGCTGGAGTAATTGATCGGGTTGATATTATTACTGGCACGTTAGGTAAAGCTTTAGGCGGTGCTTCCGGTGGTTATACATCAGGTCGAAAAGAAATTATTGATCTTTTGCGTCAACGCTCGCGTCCTTATTTATTTTCTAACTCGCTTGCACCATCAATTGCAGCAGCGTCTATTGAAGTATTGGGTATGCTGAAAGAAAGTGATGATCTGCGTGATAGACTATGGGAAAACGCTGCCTATTTTCGTGCGGAAATGGAGAAAGCAGGCTTTACTTTGGCTGGTAAAGATCATGCGATTATCCCAGTGATGATTGGTGATGCTGCTCTAGCTGCCAAAATGGCGGATATGATGTTAGAAAAAGGCATTTATGTAGTTGGCTTTAGTTATCCTGTAGTACCCAAAGGCCAGGCGCGAATTCGAACTCAAATTAGTGCTGGGCACACTAAGCAGCATATTGATAAAGCAGTTGCAGCCTTTATAGAAGTAGGCAAGGCTCTTAACATTATTTAA
- the tdh gene encoding L-threonine 3-dehydrogenase, which produces MKALAKLKREEGIWMTDVPRPEVGHNDLLIKIKKTAICGTDIHIYNWDEWSQKTIPVPMVTGHEYVGEVVGIGEEVAGFEIGDRVSGEGHITCGHCRNCRAGRRHLCRNTVGVGVNRDGAFAEYLVIPAFNAFKLPDEVSDELAAIFDPFGNAVHTALAFDLVGEDVLITGAGPIGIMAAAVARHVGARHVVITDINDYRLSLAKQMGATRTVNVAKEQLEDVMKQLKMEEGFDVGLEMSGVPVAFKSMLKNMNHGGKIAMLGIPPGEMAIDWSEVIFKGLDIKGIYGREMFETWYKMASLIQSGLDLTPMITHRFHVDDFQQGFDVMRSGQSGKVVLSWG; this is translated from the coding sequence ATGAAAGCATTAGCCAAGCTCAAGCGGGAAGAAGGCATTTGGATGACTGATGTACCTCGACCAGAGGTGGGTCATAATGATTTGCTGATAAAAATTAAGAAAACTGCTATTTGTGGGACTGATATTCATATCTATAACTGGGATGAGTGGTCACAAAAAACTATTCCTGTGCCAATGGTGACAGGCCATGAATATGTGGGAGAAGTAGTTGGTATCGGCGAAGAAGTTGCTGGCTTTGAAATAGGAGATCGGGTTTCTGGTGAAGGTCATATTACCTGTGGGCACTGTCGTAACTGTCGGGCTGGACGCCGTCATTTATGCCGAAATACTGTAGGTGTTGGGGTTAATCGTGATGGTGCTTTTGCAGAGTACTTAGTCATTCCTGCATTTAATGCTTTCAAGCTACCTGATGAAGTTAGTGATGAGTTAGCGGCTATCTTTGACCCTTTTGGTAACGCAGTACATACGGCACTTGCCTTTGACTTAGTAGGGGAAGATGTACTTATCACTGGCGCTGGCCCTATTGGTATTATGGCGGCAGCTGTAGCTAGGCATGTGGGGGCCCGGCATGTAGTAATCACTGATATAAACGATTATCGGTTGAGTTTGGCCAAGCAAATGGGTGCTACCCGTACAGTTAATGTAGCTAAGGAGCAGCTTGAAGATGTAATGAAACAGCTGAAAATGGAAGAAGGCTTTGATGTGGGGCTGGAAATGTCTGGTGTGCCGGTTGCCTTTAAATCCATGCTGAAAAATATGAATCATGGTGGCAAGATCGCTATGCTGGGGATTCCGCCAGGGGAAATGGCTATTGACTGGAGTGAGGTCATTTTTAAAGGGCTTGATATTAAAGGTATTTACGGCCGGGAAATGTTCGAAACCTGGTATAAAATGGCCAGTTTAATTCAGTCTGGACTGGATCTGACTCCAATGATAACCCATCGTTTTCATGTTGATGATTTTCAACAGGGCTTCGATGTCATGCGTTCAGGCCAGTCAGGAAAAGTTGTATTGAGCTGGGGCTAA